The DNA window GGCTTACAGACGAAGCTAAACATTGATGCTTCATCTGTAAGCCGTTCCTTTTGTCTTTTTGCCGAAGTTCCATTGCTGCCGCAAACATAGGGCAGACGGCAAACTGCGCTCCTTCAAGAAAATCAGGTTGCCTTCAGTCGGTAGGCGGATTGGTAGCCGTCAGCCAGCATCCTTTCGATGTCGGATTCACGGTAGAGGATTTTGCCGCCCAACTGAATGTAGGCTATACGTCCCTCGTTGCGGTAGTCCTGAAGCGTCCGGCGGCTCACTTTCAACCGTGCCGACACTTCCTTGTCTGTGAAGAAACGCTCCCCGTTCAGTGTCGGGCGGTAGTTTGCGGTCAGATGCTCTACGTTGTCCAGCAGACGGTCAAGGCTGCCCAAGAAGTGGATTATCCACTCGTTGTCTTTGTTAATCAGTTCGTTCATATTACTTTGGATTTAGTGGAATTATTGTTATTACTCTATTCGGTTATCAGATTGTTCTGCCTTTGAACTTTGCTTCTTTTCGCCTGTCCTCCACGATGGAAACGATGCGTTGCACGTCTTCGGGACGGTAATAGGTCTTGTGGTTTATCTGCGAATAAGCCAACGTGCCGTTGTCCCGAAG is part of the Duncaniella dubosii genome and encodes:
- a CDS encoding helix-turn-helix domain-containing protein, yielding MNELINKDNEWIIHFLGSLDRLLDNVEHLTANYRPTLNGERFFTDKEVSARLKVSRRTLQDYRNEGRIAYIQLGGKILYRESDIERMLADGYQSAYRLKAT